Within Sorangiineae bacterium MSr11367, the genomic segment TTTTGGCTCCTCTTCCTGCCGTGGCAGTCGGCGGCGCTCGAGCGCTTCATCACCGACTACGACGGCGCCGTCCCCGAAGGCGCCGCGCCCAATTGGGTCCTCGGTAACCACGATGTGCCGAGGCCGGCCACCCGGCTCGGTGCCGCGCAAGCACGGGCCGCCATGGTGCTCCTGCTCACGTTGCGCGGCGCGCCCGTCGTCTACTACGGCGACGAACTCGGCATGCCCAACGTGCCCATCCCGCCCGAGCGGATCCAGGATCCATGGTCGGCCGCGCTGCCGGGCGGCGGTCGCGATCCGGCGCGGACACCGATGCGGTGGACGCGCGGCCCCAACGCAGGCTTCTGCCCGGAGCACGCCATGCCGTGGCTTCCCGTTGGAGACGAGCTCGAGGCCATCAACGTGGAAGACCAGCGGCACGATCCCGGCTCGATGCTCGCCCTCACGAAGGCCCTGCTCGCACTTCGTCGTGCGTGCCCTGCCCTGCGCGGCGGAAACCTGCGCTGCCTCCAAGGCCCGCCGGGCGCCGTCGTCTTCTCGCGCGTTCACGACGACGAGCGCTTTCTGGTCGCGATCAACACCACGGCGGCCCCCGTCGAGGTGCCGTTGCCAGCCGGCACCTCTGGCATCGTGCGGATCTCCAGCGCGATGGATCGCACGGGCACCTGCACGACGTTGCCGCTCCGCGCCCACGAAGCGTGCGTCCTCGAATGGATCCCCCGCTCGTGACACGCGGCCCCGTCACGTGGCTGATGTACGCAGGCCTCGGCTATTTCAATTACCTGACGTGCGCGATGGGCCCTGCCCTACCGTTGCTCCGCGGCGAGCTGGCCATTTCGTACACCGTCAGCAGCCTTCACTTCACGGCGCTCGCGGTGGGTCTCATCCTCTCGGGCAGCCTGGCCGATCGCGCCATGGGGAAGCTCGGGCGCCGGGTCACATTTTGGCTGGGCATCGCCGGGCTGGCGGGCGCAGGTCTGATCATTGCATCGGGCACGCACGCCGCCGTCACCATCGGCGGTGGGCTGGCCATGGGCATCTTCGGCGGCACCACGCTCTCGATGACCTCGACGGTCCTCAGCGAAGTTCACGGCGCGCACCAAGCCGCGGCACTCGCCGAAGCCAACGTCGTGGCCAGCGCCGCGGGTGCGTTCGCACCGTTGCTCGTGGGGTGGCTCGCCACCGCAACGAGCTGGCGCGCCGCGTTCGTTCTCCCCGCGGCGGTGGGCGCGATCGCCCCCGTCGCGTTCGTCGCACTTCGCCGCATGCAGCTTCCCGAACCGCGGCCGAACGATGCCGAGCGTGCACCGCACGCGCGTGCACTCGGGCTCGCCTACTGGACGTTCTGGTCCGTCCTCGTCCTCGTCGACTGCATCGAATTTTCGATGGCCGCGTGGGCGTCGAGCTACCTTCGCGATGCCGGCGGCTTTTCCGCAGCCTCCGCCGCGACCGCCGCCAGCCTCTTTCTCATCGGGATGCTCGTCGGGCGCGCCGCAGGCACCCGCCTGCTGCTCGTGGGCGCCAAGCCGCGCGCACTCCAGAAGCTCGCGCTCCTCACCACCATCGCCGCCTTTCTCCTGTTTCGCTTGGGCCCCACCCCATCGCTCACGCTCGCGGGGCTGCTGCTCACCGGCGTGGGCGTCGCCAACCTATGGCCGCTCGCCCTGTCGCTCGCATTGGGTGCCGCGCGCGGTGCGAGCGATGCCGCCGCCTCGCGTGCATCGCTCGCCGCGGGCGTCGGTGCCTTCAGCGCCCCCCTGGCCCTCGGTGCCGCCGCCGATGCCCTCGGAATCGCCACCGCCTACTGGCTCGTCGTTCCGCTCGTCGTCGCCGCGTGGCTCCTCGTCGCAAAGACTCCGTAGGCGGTATTCCTATTTCACGCCGTGCATGGCCCGTCGAATCCAAGGTGTCAGTACGAGGTAGAACACGCCGGCCGCCACCCCCGCGCAAGCCATGAGCCGAAACAGATCGCCGTATTTCGCGGCCGCGGCCGCCCAATCCATCGCCTCGCCCGCCGGTACCTCGATGGAGGCGAGCCTCGCGAACTGTGCCGCCAGCACCTCCGAGTACGCGGTGGCGAGCCAGAACGCCCCCATCATGAGGCCCACCACCCGGCCGACGGACAATTGCGTCACGGCGGAGAGGCCAATGGGCATGACCGCCAGCTCGCCCACTTCGAGCACTGCGTACGCAAGCGCGAGCCACCACACGCTGGCCGGCTGGCCGGGCTGCGCCGCGCGGACGGCGGCCATCATCGGGACGAACGAGGCCCCCGCGAGCGCGAGTCCGATGGCCATCTTGGCCGGCTTGCTCGGATTGAGGCCGCGACGCTCCAGCCACGGCCACAGCCAGGAGAAGATCGGCGAGAAGAACACGAGCCAAAACGCGCCCAAAAAGGTGAGCGATCCCGCCGTCTGCGCCACGAGAACGATGTCATGCATGGTCGCCACGACCAGGCCCACGGCCATCAACGCGCCCAACCCCTTCGCCACGCCCCGCCGACCGCGATCGCTCGCCACGAGGGCCGCCACCATCAAGGGCGGGCTCGCGCCCAACGAAAAGATGGCCCACGGCAAGGACGGCGTGCCCCGCGTCACCGTGAAGAAGTCCTTCGTCATGAGCCGATCGGAGAACGTGAGCCACGAGCTGTAGGTCTGCTCGTACAGGACGAAGAAGATCAACACGCCGACGAGCAGCGCGGCGAGTGCAAGCATTTGCTCGCGTTCGACCTTGGTGCACTTCGTGGCGATGAACCATACGAACCAAACGACGAGAAAAGCCCCGATGATGTGCATCGTGCCGTGCACGGTCCACGTGCGCTGGATCAATTGCCAGACGAGGAGCACGCCCAGGCCGGCGCCAAGGTAAATGGCCCATTCGCGGCTCACCGGTCCGACGCGCTCGCGAAGCTTTGCAGGATCCCGCGGTTCGGCGTGGCCTTCGAGGTATTTCTGCCCCCAGAGGAACATGCATAGACCCGCGAGCATGCCGACGCCGGCGGCGCCAAAGCCGTATTTCCAGCCGTAGGTCTCGCCGAGAAAGGCACAAATGAGCGCCGAGAGCATGGCCCCGACGTTGATGCCCGCATAAAAGACGGTAAACCCGGAATCGCGCCGCGGATCGCCGTCGGAATAGAGCTTTCCAACGATGGTGGAGATGTTCGGTTTGAGAAACCCGACGCCCATGATGATGAGCGCCAGCGACAGGTAAAACACCTGCAGCGCCGTATCATCGCGGTGGACGACGCCGTTCACCAGGCGCGCTGGCTCACCTTCGTAGGCCATCCCCAGATGGCCGAGCACCAGGAGGACGCCGCCGAAGACCACCGCCTTGCGCATTCCCAGGTAGCGGTCGGCGAGGAGGCCGCCCAACACCGGCACCGCGTAGACCAAGCCGCCGTAAGCCCCGAGGACGTCGTACCCCGCGTCGTCCCCGAAAAGGTGGAACTTGAGGAGGTACAGCAGCAACAGCGCCTTCATTCCGTAGAACGAAAAGCGCTCCCACATCTCGGTGAAGAAGCAGACGAAGAGCCCCTTGGGGTGGCCTAAAAATTCATCCTGAGGGCGAGCGGCCGATGCGGAAGGCATGTTCCGCCGTTATAAGGGCAGCCGTCCACGACAGCATGTCAAAAGGAGATCTCAGCGACGATCGTACGTATAGACGTGGTCGCCAGTGATGAGCAAAAACTGCCCGTCCGTCGCGGTGAACTCGGCCCGGATGTCGCCCGAGAAGGCATCTCCGCATCGATCGGTGCGCGAAAGCTTCGTCTCGCTCGGCAGGGTGTAGGCGTACGAAGAGAATTGGTCCCGCCCATCCCGCCGCCCGACGACGCGCATCGTCCCTGCCTGGATCACCAGCGTCTGGCTGAGCGTGTCCGGCGAGCCATTTTGCGGCCGCGTGATGTACGTGGTGTACGCCGTGAGGTGGTAAATGCCCTCGTGGATCGTGCCGCCGCGCGCCGCGGGCGTCTCGCCCATGACGATCACCTCTTGGATGGTGGGGCCATCGTTGGTGTGGGCCACACATGGATCTTGGCCGGCATCGGATCCGTTCGGAGGGTTCGAGTTCGAATCCCCACACCCGAGTGCCATGACGCAGACAAACGCCGCCAACGAGGTTCGCATGCGCGCCGCATCAGCAGGATTTGGACCGCTATTCTCTCGCGGCAAACGCGCGCCGTTCACGGCGGACCACCGTGACGCCGTGATCGCGGGAACGAGGGTTTCCCGCCTTACGGTGTGCGGCGCAGCTCGGGGTTTGCCGCCGCGATGCCCACCACCAGGAGGGCGATGAAGCTCCCATGAAGGGCGATCGCAACACCCGGGTCGAAGGCCTTGGCGAGCAACCCGAGGGAGAGGCCGCCCACCGGGGTGATGCCCCAGGGCAAGTTGTAGACGCTCATGACGCGCCCGCGGTACGCCTCGTCGGTGATGCGTTGAACCAACGTGGCGTTGAGCGTCGAGAAGATCGATTCAACAGCGCCAATGGCCACGAGCAGGGCGACCAATACGAGAAAAGGCTTCGAGACGGCAAAGGTCATCAGCCCCGCACCAAAGGCCCCCGCCGAAACGAGGAGCGCTCGACCGCGCCTCGCCGTTCGCAGGCTCATGGACGAGAAGATGGCGCCGAGGATCGCTCCGACTCCGACGGCGCTATGCAGAAGACCGAGGGTCTCCTCGTTCGAACCTACGGCCGCACGTTCGGCAAGGATGGGGAACAACGTGGTGAACGGCAACCCGAACACGACGGGAATACCCTCCAACACGAGAAGGGTGCGCAGAAGCCGGCGACCGAGGATGTAGCGGTATCCCTGGAGGGTGCTCTGCAGCCACGAGTCCCCGGGCTTCGATGGCTCGGGAGGAATCGCGGTTCGGCGAAACGCGGTGAGCACCGAGGGAAGAAAGGCCGCCGCCGTGACGAAGAAGCACCCCGCCGCGCCGATGCGCGGTAAGAGCACGCCCGCAACCGCCGGCCCGAGCACGCCGGCGAGGATCCACGCGCCCGACGAAAGCGCAACGGCGCTGTCCAGGGATTCCGGACGGACCAACTTGGGGACGATGGCCAGGCGCACCGTCCAGTCGAAGCTCCCGATGGAGCCCGCCGCCAGGGCAAAGACGAGAAGCAGCGGCGGCGAGATGCTGCCGGTGAGAATGGTGATCGCCAAGAGCAACGCGTTGAGCCCGTGCAGCGCTTGGGTGACGAGCAACACCTTGCCGCGATCCACACGGTCGACCAGCGCCCCCGCGAATGGCCCGAGGACCAGCCCCGGAAGGCCGACCATGGCGTAGACGCCGCCGAGCCACACGGACGAATGTGTCAATTCGTTGACGAGCCAGCCGCGCACGACGATGCCCATCATGTGGCCGGAAAGCGAGATGACGATTCCGCACCAATATGCCGCAAACCGCAGCTCTCGCAGCGCCGGAGGAATCATCATGTGCGCCCAGCATAGCCCGGAGCTGTCTCGTTCGATGGATCGTCTGCCAATCTATTGGAGCAATGCTACCGTTTTGCTCGCGGCCGGCTCGGAAGGCACTTGCTCCGGTAGCCAATGGGCGAAGTTCGGATTACCGTCCCACCATGTTCGACGCGTCTTTACCGAGGCCCCTCCCCGCCAACGAACCGGTGCTCAACTACGCGCCAGGCTCGGCCGAACGTGCCGCCTTGAAGGCACGGCTGGCCAGCATGGCCAGCGAGCGCCCCGATGTGCCGCATGTCGTCGCAGGCAAAGCGCTGCGGGACGGCGAGGTGTACGAGGTTCGTGCGCCGCACGACCACAGCCTTCTCGTCGCCACGTGCCACGATGGCGGGGCCGCGGTGGCGACCAAGGCGATTGACGCAGCGCTCGCCGCCGCGCCCGCATGGGCCGCCACCTCGTTCGAGGAGCGCGCCCGCATCTTCACGCGCGCCGCCGAGTTGCTCGCGGGCCCGTGGCGTTCGGTCCTCAACGCGGCCACCATGCTCGGCCAGAGCAAGACCGCGTACCAGGCCGAGATCGACGCCGCGTGCGAGCTCATCGATTTTCTGCGCTTCAACGTGGCGTACGCCTCGCGGTTGGCAGAGCAGCCCATCTCGCCGCCCGGCATTTCCAACGCGCTCGAGCTTCGTCCGCTCGAGGGCTTCGTGCTCGCCATCACGCCGTTCAACTTCAGCGCCATCGCGGGGAACCTTCCCTCCGCGTGCGCGCTGATGGGCAACGTCGTGGTGTGGAAGCCGGCCGAGAACCAGAGCCTCGCCGCGTACCACACGATGCGTCTTTTCGAAGCCGCCGGTTTGCCGCCCGGCGTCATCAACGTCGTCTACGGCAACGGCGCCACCATCGCCGGCACCTGCCTCGCGCGGCCCGAGCTCGCGGGCGTGCACTTCACCGGTTCGACCACGGTGTTCCAATCCATCTGGCGCACCGTCGGAGAAAGCGTGGCGCGCTACCGCACGTACCCGCGCCTCGTCGGCGAAACCGGCGGCAAGGACTTCGTGCTCGCGCACCCTTCGGCCGAGGTCGAAGCGCTGGCCGTCGGCCTGGTGCGCGGCGCCTTCGAGTTCCAGGGGCAGAAGTGCTCGGCCGCATCCCGCGCGTACATCCCGCGTTCGATCTGGCCGAAGGTGCGGGACTTGGCCATCGATCACATCAAGCAAATCCGCATGGGCGACGTGACCGACTTCCGCAACTTGATGGGCGCGGTCATCAACGAGCGCGCGTGGACGCGCCTCTCCGGCTGGCGCGATCGCCTGGCCAGCGATCCTAAGGCGAAGATCCTCGCCGGCGACGGCTGGTCGCGTGAAAAGGGCTGGTTCTGCGGCCCCACCTTGGTCGAAGTTTCCGATCCGGGCCACGCCCTCTTGGCCGAGGAGCTCTTCGGCCCCGTGCTCGGTGTCCACGTCTACGACGACGCCGGCGACGGCTTCGAGGCCGCCCTCGATCTGGTCGATCGCACGAGCCCCTACGCCCTCACCGGCGCCATCTTCTCCCGCGACCGCTCCGCCGTTGCCAAGGCAACCACCCGCCTCCGCCAGGCTGCCGGCAATTTCTACATCAACGACAAGCCCACCGGCGCCGTCGTCGGCCAGCAGCCCTTCGGCGGCTCCCGCGCCTCGGGCACCAACGACAAAGCCGGCAGCGCCTACAACCTCCTGCGCTGGGCCAGCCCCCGGACCATCAAAGAAACCTTCGTCCCCCCCACGACCGTTCCCTACCCGTCCATGTCCGAAGAGTGATCACCGGCGCGAGATGGACACCGTCGAGGCGGTGTCCAGGCGCAGGTCGGGGGTCTTGATGGATAGGAGGCCACCGCGATCGGCGGGGTCGAAGTACCAACCGTCGGGGGCCGCGTCGTAGGCGGCCTTCGTACGGTGGCGCGGGAGCGGCGTGCCGGCCATGTCGATGCGGGTGGCCGGCGATGCGGTGTGGAGGGTCAGCTCGTAGTGGCGGCTTTCCGGCTTTCCCGTGTAGTCGCCTTGGCTCGCGCCCAGGGAAACGACGAGGCCTCCGTTCGACGAAACGTCGACGGCGATGCGCTGCTTGGCAAACTTGCCGTCGATGTATTGGCGGGTCAGACCGTCGTCCTCGTAAAGGGTGAACGACGAACGCTGGCCCGGGGCGGGCGGGTAAATGTCGAAGGCGAACGGCCCGGTCGACACCTCGCGGAAGTGCAGTTTCTGCGGCCACATGGGCACGATCGAACCAGCGCGCACGAAGAGCGGCAACGTATCGAGCGGCGCCGGGTAATTGTCCACGGTCACCGGCCCCTTGCGAACCGCGCCCGTCCAGTAGTCGACCCACGTATCCGCCGGCAGGTAAATCCCGCTCCGCGTGGTCGCATTTTCGGTGACCGGCGCGACCAAAAACGCGTCGCCCGCCATGAACTCCTGGCTCGTCGTGTTGTCGCGCACCTTGGCATCCTTGGGATACTCGAGCACCAGCGCGCGCGTGCTGGGAACGCCGGTCTCGTGGGCCACGCGGCTCATCGTGTAGAGGTACGGCAGCAGACGCTCGCGCAGTTTCAGGTATTTGCGATGAATCGCCTTGTGCGCTTCGTCGAAACGCCACGGTTGCTTGTCGCGGTATCCCGTTTCCGGATTCACCGCGCCCCATCCCGACATGCTCATGAGAACCGGAAGAAACGCCTTCCACTGCAGATCGCGGCTGTACGTGTCGGGGCTGCCCGCGTAAATCCCATCGACGTCACCGCTCGCGTAATTGAGTGCCGACAACCCGGCACCGGTGATGGCCGGCACGTGAAAGCGCATATCGTTCCAATTGCCATACGTGTCGCCGGTCCACACGACCGCGTTGCGCTGCGTGCCTGCCCACCCGTCCACGGTCCAGACGAAGCGCCGCGCATCGCTGTTCGTTTCGATGCCCGCGACGGCTTGTTCCACGCCCTTGAAGGCGAATTCGTACCCGTCGCCGATCCACGCGACATCCGTCTTGATGGCCCGCGTGCCGACCGTGCCCACCTCCCAGTCGACATTCGCGAGCCCCGTGCTGGTCCAAAGACCCGTGTAAAAGCCCTTTTCGTGGAGCGACGCGACGGTGGGTGCCAAATCTTCGTACCCACAGCCGTATCCGTCGTTGGGCAAGAACCAGCCTGACGGCATATCGCTCTCACGGGCGGCCTTCGAATAGGCCAGAACGTCGGGCGTCTTGAGGTGCCCGGGCCGATTGACCGGGCCTTGCTCCGGATCGGTATTGTACGTACTCCAGCAATCCGCATTGCCCATCTCGAATCCGAACATCGGGGCGAGAAACGGTTTCCCCGTGACGTCGGTATACCGATCGAGAACCTCTTTGAGGCCGCCGCCGGCGAAGTACACGGCGTCGAATCGCTTCTCGCCGTGCTGCGTCGCCACCGTGGAGCCGAAATCGTAGCGACCGGGCGCCCACGTGTTGCGCACGACCCCGTAGCCCGCGGTGCTCATGTAAAAGGGCGCCGGGCTGGCGTTCTCGAATTCCTTCCAGCTGTTGAACACCCGAATGGGCACGACCTGGTCGCGCAACGCCCACGCGCCGAGACGAAGCCCGCCGCCGTAAAATTGCTCGTCGGCCGCGCGAACGAGCCGCTGCTCCGTCCCCTGCTCGTCCCACGTCAGGCCCGATTGCTCCTTCCAGACGAGCGTCTTGTTGTCCTTTTCGTAGAGCGCAAAGGTCAGCGGCTTCTTGTACGCGCGAAGGACGAGCGCGTCCGATTCGATGCGGTAGTAGGCACCGGCATCGGAATACGACGCGGTCACCGCCCCAAAGTCGGTGCGGGTCAGCACCTTGCCCGCGACCGGATCGGAGAACGTGCCCCCGGGCGCGAGCTCCAGGCGAAAGACGTCCGGCTGCAGAAACCGAACGCGCACCTTATGGGCGCCCGCGGTCAGCATGAACGCGCTTCCCTGCCGCGCGATCGCCGTGAGATCCCCCAACGTCGTCGTCAAAGCATCACCATGCGCCAGCGCCGACTCCGCGGCCGGCGGCGATTGACAGGCGAACGAACTCATCACGATAACCACGAACGGTGCCGCATCCCTGGTGCGCATCGGAACCTCCTCGGCCTCAGCTCTTTCGTTTAACGTCGATTACTTTCGTTATCTTTCGTTTAACTACGCCGAGTCCGCTGGGCCTGTCAATTCACGTCCCGTCGAGAATGTTTGAACGGACGGCCATGACGTGGGCACACATGCTGAAAATCGGAGCGAACACCGTGAACCGAGCACAAATGAACCTCACCCTTAAGAGCATCCTTGGTCTCTTCTTGGCCGCAGCCTCCCTCGTCACCATGGCGTGCAACATCCACCTGGATGACAACGATGATACGACCGTCACGTTGTACACGGACGCCAGCTTCCGCGGGACGCGCGAACAGCGCACCGAACGCGATGGAAAGTGTGCGAACGTGCCCGAGAACGTGAACGACCGCGTGTCATCCATCGCGTGCAACGGCGAGATTACGGTCTACGAGCACGAGGACTGCAGGGGCGACTCCCGCCGATTCACCTGCGACGTCCCCAACCTGCACGACTTTGGCTGGGGCGATCGGATCTCGTCGATTCGATTCTGATCAGCGCAGCACGTCGTACTTCGACACCGCGCCCGTCGTTCCGCACGAAGACGTGCGTACGTCGCCACGAGGACGTCGAACGACGCGGTCCGATTCGTCGACGAATGAAAACCAGCGAGGCATGGGGCGAGTGTTATACGAAATAGCTACTCACGCGTCGAACCGATACTCGGTGGCGCGTGCGGACGAACGCGCCGCAAACGACTCACAAAAAGCGTTCAACGACGAATACGAGGCAGTGGGCACGGTGTCGCGAAATTTCAAATGGGTCGTGAGGCAGAAGAGTGTCACCTCCAGAAAACAGAGATGGCGTTCTGCAGGCAGCGCACTGCGCGCCTCGGCCACATTCGCATCGAGCCATGACAGCGTGCTGAGAAGGCTACGTTCCATCTTGAGACGATGGGCATTGTCCACCGGTACACCGGAAACCTTGCCCAAGGTCAGGGAGACGCCCATGGCCATGGCGTGCACCGTGAGCTCCTGCGCATTGGAGAGCAGCGGCGTGTCGAGATCCTCCGGCCACACGATGCGCAATCGCAGGCTCGATTGACGCGCAAGCTCACGGCAAATCGGGAGAGCACCGAACCAGGTTCCATGCGACGTCACGAGCGTGGGCATTTTCAATGCGGGATTGCCGCCATAGTCCGCCGCATCGGCGGACATGAGGTCGTGCACCACACGAAGGTCACAAGCGACCCCCAATTCCGCCGCGAAGATGCGCGCCACACGCGTGAAGTGCGAGCTCGAACGACCGACGATGACGGGCTTGGCAACCATGGCTTAACCTTCGCATAACATGACGCGTGGCGGGGCGAGCGCGCCTACATCGAATGCGCGGGGTCGGTTCCAACTCCTCGCGGGATCGCTGTGGGACTCAGCGACGGAACACGAGCACCGAGAAGGCGCCGGGCGTTCCGCGAATGGCGTAGAGTTCGCACCCGTTGGCGCGCACGCCGACGGGGACCGCATCGGTCACGGGCGAGACGACCGTGGGAGCTCCGGCGCTGCTCGGAAGTGCGTTGGGCCAATATTGCTCCACGATGCCCGCACCACCCGCGGTGACCTTGGCCTGCGTGAAGATGTAACGCCCCGTGATGGAGTTGCCGTAAGCCGGCTGAATGATGGCGAGCCCTTTCCAGCCCGACGAATCGGCACCGAGCAATGCCACCCGCGTCCATGTGTTGCTGGAGCCGGACCAGACGTAGACCTCTGCACCGTTTCGCAGGGCTTGCGACTCGTCGTTTCGCCCATCGCTGGCGGAAAGCACCGTCCCCGGACCGAGCGCGGGCAAGTTGTTCGTGCGATTTTCCACATTCGGGCCGTCCGAACCGCTCACCATGTAATAGGGGAGGCTCGATGCGGTGCTGGCCCCTTCCATGAGGCGCCACGGAAAGAGCCACGTTGCGCCCTCCGGCCCCACGATGCCGATGGTCTTCGCCTGCGGCTTGTACAGCGTCTCCTTCGGGGAGCCGTAGTTCGGCAAACTCATGTCGCCGGCGACGAGCCGCGAGATCGGATGCGCGAGCGCCAGTGCCGGGCTCGCGTTGGTCACGAACACGAGACCTGGCTCGTATGCCCCTGCGGCAAAGCCCGCGAGCACGTAGTTCGAGGGCATGGGAATCGTCAGTGCGAGCGAAAACGCCCGCCCATGGCAGAAAACGCCTGAATCGGCGGGCCCGGCATCCGAGCTCGATCCCGCATCGACGTTCGCCCCCGCATCGGTGCTTCCAGGTCCCGCATCGGTGCTTCCGGGATCGGGCCCGCATGACGGCCCAGAGTCCACCCCGGCGTCGCCCGCGTCGCCAACGGCGCCGTTGGGAATTTGCACGTCGCCCTCATCGACCCTGGGGTCCACTTCGTGGGTCGCCGAGCAGCCAATCACGCCAAGGGCGATCATCCCAGCAGCACGAACACGCCATGTACGTTTCATCGTCACCTCGTTTCGGAGGTGTCTTGTGGCGTCGAGGCAGCTTCCGTCATGGACGAGAGAAAAACAGGCCCTTCGGCACCGAACGCCTCTTGGTATCGTCCATCCACCGAACCATGCCGTACCGGGATCCTTACACGCCACTTCCGACGTGCTCCGCGTGCTCCGCCAAGGTGCCGTCCAGCGAGATCCTCTTTTCGGACGATGGCTCACTCGTGTGCCGCCGATGCCGCGGCATCGAAGACGCTCGAAAACAGATCCTCCGAGCGTACGATCCGGGCGACGAAACGTCTCGGCGGGAGGTCCTCGAGCGCGAATACGCCGAGCTCGAAAAAGCCACGGCTCCGCCGCCGCCGCTGGTTCGGGGCTTGGTCCCGTGCGCCAAGTGCCAACGCAGCGTGCATCGGTCCGAACTTGCGCGGAACGACCGCAACGAGCCCGTGTGCCGGCAATGCCGCTGGAAGACAAAAAAAGAAAGGCCCGAGTCGTAATCGACTCGAGCCCTCATAAGAAAATCCCGGCGGCGTCCTACTCTCCCACACGGCTTCCCGTGCAGTACCATCGGCTCCGAAGAGCTTAACTTCCGAGTTCGGGATGGGATCGGGTGTGGCCTCTTCGAGATCACCACCGGAAACTGTGGGTGTCCACGTTTCCGAGCGTGTCTGTTGCTCAGTGAAAAGATCGTCTTTTCGAAACGGGTGCTAGCAAAACGAGCTTCGCAAACCCAATCCTGGGTGCGAACTCAAGTGTTTGCCTTAGAGACATGGTCAAGCCGCACGACCTATTAGTACTGGTCGACTCCGTCATTTACATGACTTCCATCCCCAGCCTATCAACCTTGTAGTCTACAAGGGGTCTTTAGAGGCTTGCGCCTGGGATACCTTGTCTTGAGGCCGGCTTCCCGCTTAGATGCTTTCAGCGGTTATCCGTTCCGCACATAGCTACCCAGCTGTGCCACTGGCGTGACAACTGGCTCACTAGAGGTGCGTCCAACCAGGTCCTCTCGTACTATGGTCAGCTCCTCTCAAGTATCCTTCGCCCACGGCAGATAGGGACCAAACTGTCTCACGACGTTTTAAACCCAGCTCGCGTACCGCTTTAATCGGCGAACAGCCGAACCCTTGGGACCTGCTCCAGCCCCAGGATGCGATGGGCCGACATCGAGGTGCCAAACCACTCCGCCGATGTGAACTCTCAGGAGTGATCAGCCTGTTATCCCCAGAGTACCTTTTATCCGATAAGCGATGGCCCTTCCATTCGGGACCACCGGATCACTAACGCCTGCTTTCGCACCTGCTCGACCTGTCGGTCTCGCAGTTAAGCTCCCTTGTGCGTTTGCACTCTACGCCTGGTTTCCAATCAGGCTGAGGGAACCTTCGCACGCCTCCGTTACGATTTAGGAGGCGACCGCC encodes:
- a CDS encoding MFS transporter; the protein is MDPPLVTRGPVTWLMYAGLGYFNYLTCAMGPALPLLRGELAISYTVSSLHFTALAVGLILSGSLADRAMGKLGRRVTFWLGIAGLAGAGLIIASGTHAAVTIGGGLAMGIFGGTTLSMTSTVLSEVHGAHQAAALAEANVVASAAGAFAPLLVGWLATATSWRAAFVLPAAVGAIAPVAFVALRRMQLPEPRPNDAERAPHARALGLAYWTFWSVLVLVDCIEFSMAAWASSYLRDAGGFSAASAATAASLFLIGMLVGRAAGTRLLLVGAKPRALQKLALLTTIAAFLLFRLGPTPSLTLAGLLLTGVGVANLWPLALSLALGAARGASDAAASRASLAAGVGAFSAPLALGAAADALGIATAYWLVVPLVVAAWLLVAKTP
- a CDS encoding oligopeptide:H+ symporter is translated as MPSASAARPQDEFLGHPKGLFVCFFTEMWERFSFYGMKALLLLYLLKFHLFGDDAGYDVLGAYGGLVYAVPVLGGLLADRYLGMRKAVVFGGVLLVLGHLGMAYEGEPARLVNGVVHRDDTALQVFYLSLALIIMGVGFLKPNISTIVGKLYSDGDPRRDSGFTVFYAGINVGAMLSALICAFLGETYGWKYGFGAAGVGMLAGLCMFLWGQKYLEGHAEPRDPAKLRERVGPVSREWAIYLGAGLGVLLVWQLIQRTWTVHGTMHIIGAFLVVWFVWFIATKCTKVEREQMLALAALLVGVLIFFVLYEQTYSSWLTFSDRLMTKDFFTVTRGTPSLPWAIFSLGASPPLMVAALVASDRGRRGVAKGLGALMAVGLVVATMHDIVLVAQTAGSLTFLGAFWLVFFSPIFSWLWPWLERRGLNPSKPAKMAIGLALAGASFVPMMAAVRAAQPGQPASVWWLALAYAVLEVGELAVMPIGLSAVTQLSVGRVVGLMMGAFWLATAYSEVLAAQFARLASIEVPAGEAMDWAAAAAKYGDLFRLMACAGVAAGVFYLVLTPWIRRAMHGVK
- the pruA gene encoding L-glutamate gamma-semialdehyde dehydrogenase; protein product: MFDASLPRPLPANEPVLNYAPGSAERAALKARLASMASERPDVPHVVAGKALRDGEVYEVRAPHDHSLLVATCHDGGAAVATKAIDAALAAAPAWAATSFEERARIFTRAAELLAGPWRSVLNAATMLGQSKTAYQAEIDAACELIDFLRFNVAYASRLAEQPISPPGISNALELRPLEGFVLAITPFNFSAIAGNLPSACALMGNVVVWKPAENQSLAAYHTMRLFEAAGLPPGVINVVYGNGATIAGTCLARPELAGVHFTGSTTVFQSIWRTVGESVARYRTYPRLVGETGGKDFVLAHPSAEVEALAVGLVRGAFEFQGQKCSAASRAYIPRSIWPKVRDLAIDHIKQIRMGDVTDFRNLMGAVINERAWTRLSGWRDRLASDPKAKILAGDGWSREKGWFCGPTLVEVSDPGHALLAEELFGPVLGVHVYDDAGDGFEAALDLVDRTSPYALTGAIFSRDRSAVAKATTRLRQAAGNFYINDKPTGAVVGQQPFGGSRASGTNDKAGSAYNLLRWASPRTIKETFVPPTTVPYPSMSEE
- a CDS encoding MFS transporter, which translates into the protein MMIPPALRELRFAAYWCGIVISLSGHMMGIVVRGWLVNELTHSSVWLGGVYAMVGLPGLVLGPFAGALVDRVDRGKVLLVTQALHGLNALLLAITILTGSISPPLLLVFALAAGSIGSFDWTVRLAIVPKLVRPESLDSAVALSSGAWILAGVLGPAVAGVLLPRIGAAGCFFVTAAAFLPSVLTAFRRTAIPPEPSKPGDSWLQSTLQGYRYILGRRLLRTLLVLEGIPVVFGLPFTTLFPILAERAAVGSNEETLGLLHSAVGVGAILGAIFSSMSLRTARRGRALLVSAGAFGAGLMTFAVSKPFLVLVALLVAIGAVESIFSTLNATLVQRITDEAYRGRVMSVYNLPWGITPVGGLSLGLLAKAFDPGVAIALHGSFIALLVVGIAAANPELRRTP